In the genome of Bremerella sp. JC817, one region contains:
- a CDS encoding bacterioferritin yields the protein MSKAKSIENLQKALSMELTACHQYQLHAAVLDDWGLDLLAKRMREEMHEELGHSEQYLNRILFLKGEPQLTLQKPPVRATTLQEMFKTDLADEQEAIEFYTKASQQAASDSDIGTRQIFEAIVIDEEGHMSWLELQLDLIERMGEAAYIAKHMSSP from the coding sequence ATGTCTAAGGCGAAATCGATCGAAAATCTGCAGAAGGCGTTGTCGATGGAACTGACCGCCTGCCATCAATATCAACTGCATGCCGCCGTGCTCGACGACTGGGGTCTCGATCTGCTGGCCAAGCGTATGCGGGAAGAGATGCACGAAGAACTGGGGCACTCGGAGCAGTACCTCAACCGCATCTTGTTCCTCAAAGGGGAACCGCAACTGACGCTGCAGAAGCCTCCGGTCCGTGCCACCACCCTGCAAGAGATGTTCAAGACCGACCTGGCCGACGAACAGGAAGCGATCGAATTCTATACGAAAGCTTCGCAGCAAGCTGCTTCCGATTCCGACATTGGTACCCGCCAGATCTTTGAAGCCATCGTCATCGACGAAGAAGGGCACATGAGCTGGCTGGAACTGCAACTCGACCTGATCGAACGCATGGGCGAGGCGGCCTACATCGCCAAGCACATGTCGTCCCCATAA
- a CDS encoding EF-hand domain-containing protein, with product MRRLGFYGVGLLGLIAATNAFADERSSEVTITWGNGSQQASWKLAVEAKGSSVATLQREAIAKLFAFYDQDGNGLLEGNEAETIVSPFGLRQMPLGRMLPSAIQPPARVDVDSDGKLSQAEFAAYYATSAHAGLWLACDQVPRTDALNEALCRALQLASGEVVDETKVTNAAKALSKLDANGDELISPGEILTGHIYPGITPTRLIPSTETEVKPLADLTVRSAAFSGKSNDGDWLVHFLPDGTKLTDRSNADESSAAKSLASRSPQVWVRLHAAPLDGTKAENALVALASQFTSTAGADDQVPAKEVAGIQNQINMQNLVRLADANRDEVLTRAEFEAWQEVARAYARSVFVVTILDFERNLFTALDENFDGSLSTSELADAWPCFQAAGIIVDGRLVIDRLPKQLRIVVSQGPCQQLTDPGQTQGPTWFQALDRNGDGQISAAEFPGTADKFARLDRDGDGVISLDDL from the coding sequence ATGCGGCGTCTCGGTTTCTACGGCGTTGGTCTGCTGGGATTGATCGCGGCGACAAATGCTTTCGCGGACGAACGCTCCTCGGAAGTAACGATCACCTGGGGCAACGGCAGTCAACAAGCCTCGTGGAAGTTGGCCGTCGAAGCGAAAGGAAGTTCGGTCGCTACCCTGCAGCGAGAGGCGATCGCGAAGCTGTTCGCATTCTACGACCAGGACGGCAATGGACTTCTGGAAGGGAACGAAGCGGAGACAATCGTTTCGCCGTTCGGTCTCCGGCAAATGCCGCTGGGAAGGATGTTGCCTTCCGCCATTCAACCACCGGCCCGCGTCGATGTGGACAGCGATGGCAAGCTGAGCCAGGCGGAGTTCGCCGCTTACTATGCGACGTCTGCTCATGCCGGGCTATGGCTGGCCTGCGATCAGGTGCCACGTACCGACGCGCTGAACGAAGCCCTTTGCCGAGCCTTGCAGCTTGCGTCGGGGGAAGTTGTCGACGAGACGAAGGTGACCAACGCAGCGAAGGCGCTATCGAAGCTTGATGCGAATGGTGACGAATTGATCAGCCCAGGCGAGATCCTAACGGGGCACATCTATCCAGGCATCACGCCGACGCGGTTGATTCCTTCGACCGAGACCGAAGTTAAACCGCTGGCTGACCTGACCGTTCGTTCGGCCGCGTTCTCGGGAAAGTCTAACGACGGCGATTGGCTCGTGCATTTTTTGCCTGACGGCACGAAACTGACTGACCGTTCGAACGCGGATGAATCGTCTGCCGCAAAGTCACTTGCCAGTCGATCGCCTCAGGTATGGGTTCGGCTGCACGCCGCGCCGCTCGATGGAACGAAGGCCGAGAACGCTCTCGTGGCGCTGGCCTCGCAGTTCACAAGCACGGCCGGTGCTGACGATCAGGTACCGGCGAAGGAAGTGGCCGGGATTCAAAATCAAATCAACATGCAGAACCTGGTGCGTCTGGCTGATGCCAACCGAGACGAGGTGCTGACCCGAGCCGAGTTCGAGGCGTGGCAGGAAGTGGCGCGAGCCTATGCTAGGAGTGTGTTCGTGGTGACGATACTCGACTTCGAGCGGAACCTTTTCACCGCGCTCGACGAGAACTTCGACGGTTCGCTCTCGACCAGCGAGCTCGCCGACGCGTGGCCATGCTTCCAGGCAGCAGGAATCATCGTCGACGGGCGGCTGGTGATCGATCGGCTACCGAAGCAGCTGCGGATTGTCGTTAGCCAGGGACCTTGTCAGCAACTGACCGACCCTGGGCAAACGCAGGGGCCGACCTGGTTTCAGGCACTCGATCGGAACGGCGATGGCCAGATTTCCGCAGCCGAGTTTCCGGGAACCGCCGACAAGTTCGCGCGGCTCGACCGCGATGGCGATGGCGTCATCTCGCTCGACGATCTTTGA